Genomic window (Campylobacter sp. RM16704):
TTCTGAAGATGCAAAGGATTGAGTAGCTAAACCAATTCCTAAAGCCAAACACGAGTATGTAACAACTTTAGCTAATTTGTGTTTCATAACTTCCCTTTCATGTGAATTATTAACAGATAAAAATACTCTTATTTTCCATCTGTTAACTATTAAATTATAATTATAGATTTATTTCATTAATTTTTGCTTAAAAATTAGTATATTTTTTAATGATTAGTTAATTTAAATTAATAATTTTTATCGGTTTATATAAAAATAAAATATTTTTAAATTCGACTTATAGTACCTACTACTTTTCCTACTATCAAAAAGTCTCCGTTTTGGTAATGCACATCAGCATAACTAAGATTAAACGAATGTAAATAAACTCCACCTTTATTACTTTTAAAAACTTGTTTAATGAATAAACCATCTCTAGTATTTACAGCAAAAACTCCACCTTCTTTAAAATTTTTACTTTTATCAACCAAACATAATGAATCATCTTTGATTTCAGGTTCCATGCTATCACCAATACAAGGGATGATATCACAATCTTTTGAGCCAAAAAAATCACTTAATTTTTCATCAATAACTACTTCAGAAAAACTTATATTATCATTTAAAGCGCCACCACCCATAGAAGCATTAATATCGTAATATTTTAAGATATTGTAGTTTAGATCAAGCGAAGTGGAGTTGTTTTCTAGTGAATTTTCATAAAAAAACGTATTAATGTTGATATTTCTTTCATTTAAAAATTGAAGTATTTGTTTATATGGTATAGAATTTCTAAATTTCATACTATAAAAAGTATCAGATTTTATATTTAATGTTTTTGCTACATCAGAATCTTTGGCATTTTTTATACCTTCTTTTTGGAGTATAAATTTAAGTTTATCAATAATTTCATTCATTTGCATAAAAATCCTTTTTAAATAAAAAGTATTTTAGCAAATTTACTTTTATTTTGCAAGAATTATTTTAAATTAAAAGATATTTAGCTTCCATGAATTTGGAAGCTAAAAAATTATTTATTGATTAAATTTTTAATATATTGATCTACCATATATAAGCCATTGCAATTGTCGCCAATGAGTTTAATTTTATCAACTATACCTCTAAAAAGTGCTTCTTCTTCGTGCTGTTCGCTTACATACCATTGTAAAAAATTAAAAGTTGAATAATCCTTATTTGAAAGCATAAAATCAACAAGATTGTTAATAGAAGCGGTAATACTTTTTTCGTGTTCAAATGTTTTTTCAAAAACATCTAATAATGATTTAAAATCACTATCAGGTTTTTTAACTTCTTTTAATTCTACTTTAGAGTCTGTTTCATTTAAATAAGTGATGAGTTTTCCAGCATGATCACTTTCTTCTCTTGCATGTTCGAACAAAAACGCCCCCGCACCATCAAAACTATGCTCATAGCACCATGAACTCATACTTAAATACAAATTTGCTGCATACATTTCTTTATTAATCTGCTCATTTAATAAAGCCACTACTTCTTTAGAAAGCATTTTTTCTCCTTAATATTGTGATAATTTAACTTTATTATATTAATTTGAATTTAATTAAAATCATATTAATAATAGATTTTTACTATAAAGAATTAATAGTAAAAGAAAAAATGCTACATTTTTTAGGAGTAGATTGAATTTTTAAAGAGCTTTTATGTAAAGTGAGTATTTTTTTTACTAAAAACAATCCTAGTCCAAAAGAATTATTTTGACTAGTATCGATTTTATAAAATTTTTTTGTGATTAGTTTTAAGTATTTTTCCTCTATACCTATACCTTGATCTTGTATAGTAAATTCTTGATTTTTAACTTCAATAAAAATACCTTTTTGGCTATATTTTAGCGCATTGCTAATGAGATTAATAATAACTTGCTCAATGAGAAAAGAATCTGCTTTTATGAAAGTTTGCTCTCCTTGAATTTTAATCCTGCTTTCATTAAAATTTTCAACAATATCTTTACTTAAAGCATATAAATCGAATTTTTCTTTGTTTAAAGATATTGTATTTAAATTAAAAACAAAATTAAGTTTGTGTGTTAGTTGGTTGATTTTTACGCTTTGCTTGTGAATTTTTTCAAGTAAAAATTTTCTCATAGTTTCATTATGTTCTTCTTCTAAAGACTGCAAACTTAAATTTATAACGCTTAAAGGATTTTTTAACTCGTGTGATATAGCACTGATTAAATTTGAAAGCTGAGTGTTTTTCATTTTAATTTTTTTGGCTTGTTTTTTATTTTGTAATTCTTTTTCATAAAATAATTTTTTAATTTTTAATAATCTTAAATTTAAAGAATTTAAATCATAAAAAAAGTTTTTTGTAAAATGAAATTCTGATTGACTTTTTATGTTTTTAATAAATAAAAGTAATTCTTGAAAGTATTTTTTAAAAAAATTAAATATAAAAATATATATTGCAGTTAATATTGCCAAAAAAAGCAAAAAAATCAAAATATTTTTTATCCAAAAATCTTGTATTTTTGCGTTTATTTTTGGATAAACAATGATGATGTATTTATATCCTTCATATTGATACGCCTTATAATAAATTTCTTTATTATTAAAAAATTCATGTGTAAAATCTGTGTTAAATTGATTTTTAAAAAATTCAAAATCATCTAAAGATGAGATGATTTTTTTATCTTTTTCTATGATGAAATCTGCTCTTGTTTGTTGGGAAAAATCTTTAATGTTATTTACATTAAGTGTTTTTATAATATTAAATTTTAATGTATCGTTTAAGGTTTTTAATTTTTGCTCATAAGTGCTTTTTATGGTGTTATTTATATATTGCTCATTAACAAAATAAAATAACCCTATAAAAAATATACAAAAATATATAAAAAATAAAGCAAAAAAATTTCTGATTTTTAACACAATTTATAACCCACTGAGCGCACTGAAATGATATTTTCCTTAATTTGTGGAATTTTTTGTTTTAATCTTAAAATAGCTGTATTGATTGTCTTATCGCTTGTTGCATCATTTTTCCATACTTGTTCGCTTAAAAACTGACGACTTAGAAGTTGATTTTTGTGATTAAAAAAACACTTGAGTAGTTCTACATCTAGGGTTGATAAATTTTCAAATGTATTTGCTTGATGGATTAATTTTCTTTCTTCTATATATAAAGTAAAATCTTGATAAGAAATTTGTTCTTTTTGGGTTTTATTTCTTTTGGTTGCGACTTTAATTCTAAATAAAAGCTCATTAAAATTAAAAGGTTTGCATATATAATCATCACAACCTTGCTCAAAACCTTCTAAAATATCTTTTTGTAAAGTCTTTGCACTAAGAAAAATCACAGGCTCTATATAACCTTTTTTTCTTAATTGTTTTATCATCTCTACACTATCGCCACTTGGTAAATTTCTATCCATGATGATTAAATCTATTTCGTTTGTATCTAGAAAGGTTTCTAAGTCAAAAAAATCAAAATAACTATAAATTTTTATATTTTCTTGACTAAGTCTTAGTGTGATTAATTCGTTTAAGTCTTTATCATCTTCTATCAAAATAACATTTAACATACAAAAATTATATCAAAAAATACATGTATCCAAAATGTTTCCAAGTTTTTTTAAATTTTCATTACTTTTTTAAAACAAGGAGAAAAAATGAAAAAACTTTTGGCTTTAAGTGTGGCTACTTTTGTTAGTTTAAACGCAGCAGAATTAAAAATAGCTGGTTCATCTACTGTCTATCCTTTTACTTCTTTTGTTGCTGAAGAGTATGCTTCTATAAAAAATACAAAAACACCTATAGTTGAAAGTCTTGGTACAGGTGGTGGTTTTAAAGTTTTTTGCGAGGGTGTTACTGATATTTCTAATGCTTCAAGAGCAATTAAGCCAAGTGAATTTGAAACTTGTAAAAAATCAGGCGTGAGTGATATAGTCGGGATTATGATAGGTTATGATGGCATAGTTTTAGCTCAAAATAAAATCAATGCCCCGTTAAATATAAGCTTGCATGAGTTATTTTTAGCTTTGGCTAAAGAAATTCCACAAGATGGAAAATTAATCCCAAATCCTTACACAAATTGGCAACAAATCAATAAAAATCTACCAAATAGAAAAATTACAATCTATGGTCCTCCATCAAGTTCAGGAACAAGAGATAGTATAGAAGAGCTTGTGATGGTAGATATTTCTAAAAAAATTCCTGAATACAAAGGTGTATATAAAACTATACGCCAAGATGGAGCATTTATACCAAGTGGAGAAAATGATAATTTAATTGTTTCAAAACTTTCTGTTGATAAAGAAGCTTTTGGGCTTTTTGGATACGGATTTTTAGCTAGTAATGATGATAAGATTAATGCTGCTTACATTGATGGTGTAAAGGCTGATGAAAAAAATATTTCCGAAGGAAAATATAAACTAGCTCGTTCTTTGTTTATATATATGAATGCTAAGAAAAATCCAGAAGTATTTGAATTTGCAAAAATTTATATGAGCGATGATTTAGCCAAAAGTGGAGCAGAATTAGAAAAAATAGGATTAGTTTCTTTGGATGAAAAAACTTTAAAACAAACCCAAAAACATATAGAAGAAAAAGGTTTATTAACTGATGAGCTTGTTAAAGCAGGAAAAGTTTTTTAATTTTTAGGATGAAAAATTGATAAAAGAAAAACTAATAAAATTAACGCTTTTTCTTTGTGCTTTTGTTAGTGTAGTAGTAAGCTTTGCTATTATGCTAACCATTTTAATTGAGGCTTTAAAATTTTTTCAAAAAGAAAGCGTATTTACTTTTTTGTTTTCAAGTCAGTGGGCAGCAGATGCTGCGTTTGTAGGTGCTGATGGAAGTAGCAAGCATGGGATTTTTGGTGCTTTGAGTTTATTTTGGGGAACTTTTTATATATCTTTAATAGCTATGCTTACTGCTTTACCTTTAGGTGTAATGTGTGCTATTTATCTTGGAGTATTTGCGGGTAAAAAATCTAAAAACTATTTAAAGCCTATTTTAGAAATCATAGCAGGAATTCCTACTGTAGTTTTTGGGTTTTTTGCAGCCATAGTTGTAGCTCCTTTTATAGTATGGTTTTTCTCTCTTTTTAGTATCAAAGCTAGTTTTCAAAGTGCCCTAGGTGCAGGTTTTATCATGGGTATTATGATAGTTCCTATAGTGGCTTCTTTGTCGCAAGATTGCATTGAAGCTGTAAGTTTAAAAAGGATAAATGGGGCTTATGCTTTAGGTATGACTAAAAAAGAAGTCGTTTTTGCAGTGATTTTACCAGAAGCAATGCCAGGTATAGTTGCAGCTTGTCTTTTAGGACTTTCAAGAGCTTTAGGCGAAACGATGATAGTTGTTATGGCCGCCTCGTTGCGTCCAAATTTAACAATGAATTTTTTAGAAGATATGACAACAGTGACAGTAAAAATAGTAGAAGCATTAAGTGGTGATCAAGCTTTTGATAGCTCTTTGGCTTTAAGTGCATTTTCTTTAGGTCTTGTGCTTTTTATCATTACATTAATCATTAATATTTTTAGTGTTTATTTAATAAATCGCTTCCATAAAAGGAAAAATTTATGAAAAAACTTTTTAAACAAAGAAAAAAAGCTTCAAAAAATTTCAAAAGATTCTGTAAAATAGGGCTTTATATAAACCTTATTTTTCTTTGTATTTTTTTATCAAGTGTAGGGTATCTTGGGATAGGAGCTTTTAAGCAAACTTACATTTATGCTTATGCTGATAGAAATAGCCCTTCATATGAGCTTTTATCACGTGCTGAACAAAGGAAAATAAGAACGGGTCAAATCAAAGAAAAAACTTGGCTTTTAGCAAATTCTGAAGTTGATCAATATATGAAAAAAAACTACAATAAATTAAGTGATGAGCAAAAAAAATTAGTTGATGAATTAGTTCAAAAGCAAGAAATCAAACTGAGTTTTAACACTAATTTTTTCCTTAATGGAGACTCTAAATCACCTGAAAATTCAGGAATCTTTGCTTCTGTGGTTGGAACTTTGCTTGTAATGTTAGTATGTATGGCTGTGAGTATCCCAATAGGAGTTGGAGCAGCTATTTATTTAGAAGAATTTGCTCCGCAAAATGTATTTACTCATTTTATAGAAGTTTGTATAAATAATTTAGCTAGCATTCCTAGTATTTTATTTGGACTTTTAGGTCTTGGAGTGTTTATTAATCTTTTTGGCATGCCTCGTTCTAGTGCTTTAGTCGGGGGATTGACTTTAGCTATTATGAGTTTGCCTATTATTATCGTTTCAACTAAAGCTGCTTTAAAAAGTGTTGATGTAAATATGAAAAATGCTGCATATGCTTTAGGTATGACTAAAATTCAAATGATAAAAGGTATTATGCTACCTTTGGCAATGCCTATGATTTTAACAGGTTCTATTTTAACTTTAGCAGGGGCTATTGGCGAAACTGCACCTTTGATGATTATAGGTATGATAGCTTTTATACCTGATGTAGCAAATAGTATTTTTGCACCAACAAGTGTTTTACCAGCTCAAATTTTTTCATGGTCAGCTATGCCAGAGCGTGCATTTTTAGAAAGAACAGCAGCTGGGATTATAGTGCTTTTATCTCTTTTGGTGATTTTAAATTTAGCAGCAATACTTTTAAGAAGATATTTTCAAGGAAAATTAAAATGATAGCAAAAACAACAAATTTAAATTTATTTTATGGTAAAAAACAGGCTTTGTTTGATATTAACATGGAAGTACAAAAAAATAAAATAACAGCTTTAATAGGTGCTTCAGGTTGTGGAAAATCCACATTTTTGCGTTGTTTTAATAGAATGAATGACAAAATAGCAAAAATCGATGGTCTTGTTGAGATTGATGGAAAAGATGTTAAAAATCAAGATTTAGTTGTGCTTAGAAAAAAAGTTGGAATGGTATTTCAACAACCTAATGTTTTTGTGAAAAGCACTTATGATAATATTTCTTATGCTCCTAAACTCCATGGGATGATTAAAAATAAAGATGAAGAAGATGCTTTAGTGGAAGATTGTCTTAAAAAAGTAGGTCTTTTTGAGGAGGTAAAAGATAAACTAAAACAAAATGCTCTAGCACTTTCAGGTGGTCAGCAACAACGCCTTTGTATAGCAAGAGCCTTAGCTATAAAACCAAAATTATTACTTTTAGATGAACCTACTTCAGCACTTGATCCTATATCTTCAAGTGTTATAGAAGAACTTATCAAAGAGTTAAGTTATAATCTTTCTATGATCATGGTAACACATAATATGCAACAAGGCAAACGCGTGGCTGATTATACTGCATTTTTTCATTTAGGAGAGCTTATAGAATTTGGAGAAAGCAAGGAATTTTTTGAAGATCCAAAAGAAGAAAAAACCAAGACTTATTTAAGCGGAGCATTTGGGTAATCTGTAACTTTAAAGAAATTTTGATGATATAATATTGTTAAAATTTCAAAAGGCTTAAAATGCTTATTAATAAAACATATTTTATAGATTCTTGTGATGATATAGAGTTGAATATAAAAAGAGAAAGTAAATTAGAATATAAAATTACTTACGATGATAGTAAACAAATGAAAGCTGTAGTTTGTATTATTCCTGGATTTGGAGAAGATACAAATAGTGATTACAAAAGACATTTAGCTGAAATTATTTGTAGTAGTTTTGATGTGCTTGTGCTTAATGTTGAATATCATTGTATAGGAGCGAGATTAAATAATGGTGCAAAAATAACATTTGATAATATAGATAAATTTATATTAGAGCATTCATGTAAAGCATTTGGTATAAATTGGAAAGATTTTTCTTATGATGATTTAAAATATATAGATCAACAAATGGTTGAACTAAAATCAATAAATAAAAATATTTATAGTCAGAGTAAAATTCGGCTTAGTGGTAGTTTTGAGCCAACCAAAAACGAGTATCAAAATTTTGGTATTATGCAAGCAACGGATATATCTAATGCTATATTACATGTAGAAAAAAATATGGGGGGGGGCATACCAGTAATTTTAGTCGGTAGCTCTCATGGGGGATATTTAGCAAATTTATGTGCTAAAATATGCCCTTGGATTATAGATGGTATAATAGATAATTCTTCTTATGCTTTAACACCTCTTGCGTATTTGGGTTTTGCTAAAGAAATTGATTATACTAGATATTATGAATTTTATATAAAATATTCAGAAAATATTGATTTATTTTTGTTTACTAAAAGTTTTTGGACATCTAATCAATATTCTCCTTACTATTTTTCCAATGCAAGAAAAAGTATTAGGGATATTTTAAATTATGATCATTTAAAACTTCAATCAAGTTATGGAAAAATTCCTTATATTAGTTATCATAGCGTCTATGATACAATAGCTCCTTATAAAGATAAGGAGAAATTATATGAAATTTTAAATAAACTAGGATTTGATGTTTTTTTATATGAAATTAATTGCGAAAAACAAATAGATGGTAGATTGATTAAAAATTTAGATCACGGACTAGGAATGTCTATAAAAACTTTAATCAAAAAACATTTACCCCAAATTTTACAAAAACCTTTAAAAGATAAAACTTGTAAAAAAGAAATCTCATATAAATGTGATGATTTAGTTTATACTTTTAAAGAGAAAAACAATCAAATTATTTTAAATATTATAAAATTAAATTAGTGTTATTTATTTTTTAAAAAGTCATTTTTAAGTAAAATTATTCTTTATTTCAAAATTATTATTAAAAAAGAGTATTTATGGCAAGTAAGCAACTTTCACTCAAGCATCTTAGTATGCCTATACTACTTGAAATGTTTTTAAGATATTTTTCTTTGATTATTAATACTGTGATGGTTTCACAATATTCTAACTTTTTAGTTGGAGCTATGGGTGCAGGTAACCAAGTAGCAGATTTATTTATCATCATTTTTAGTTTTTTAAGTGTGGGTTGTAGTGTGGTAATAGCACAAGCTTTGGGAGCTAAAAACCATACTTTAGCTAGAAAAGTGATTCATCAAAGTTTATTTTTGAATGGCTTGATTGGACTTGTGTGTGGAAGTTTGATTTTGTGGCATGGAGAGCTTTTGCTTTATCTTTTACAAATTCCAAATGAACTTTTAAAAGATAGTGAAATTTACTTACATATGCTTGGAATTTGTTTGTTTTTTGATGCTATGGGTATAGTTTTAGCGGCAATTATTAGGGTGTATAATATGGCTTATTGGGTTATGTTTACAACCTTGTTGATGAATATTGTGATATTTATAGGTAATTTTTATGTATTACATTTTACTAAGCTAGAGCTTTTTGGAGTAGGGCTTAGTAATATACTTGGGCGTTTAGTAGCCTTTAGTATGCTTGTTGCTATACTTAGCTTTAAACTTAAAATTCGTCTAAAATTTAAAGAGATGATAAGCCTTGAAAAAGCAGTGCTTAAAAAGATTTTAAATATAGGTGGATTTGCTGCTGGGGAGAATTTAATATGGTTTGTTCAATACACCATAGCCTTTGCTTTTGTAGCAAGTTTAGGTAAAGAAAATTTAAGCGTTCAAACGATTTATTTTCAAATTTCTTTGCTTATCATGCTAGTAGGACAAGCCATAAGTGTAGCAAATGAAATCATCATAGGTAAATTAGTCGGTGCAAAATACTTAAATGTAGCCTACAAACACACTTGGATAGCTTTGTATTTTAGCGTGGTGGTAAGTGCTTTTGTAGCTTTACTAAATTTTGTTTTACAAGATTTTACTATGGGTGTGGTAAAGCTTGAAGAGAGTTTAAAAGATCTTATGATACCACTTTTTACTCTTTCGATTTTTTTAGAAATTTCAAGAACCTTTAATATAGTTATGGTGAATTCTCTAAGAGCAAGTGGCGATGCAAGGTTTCCCTTCTTTAGTGGAGTGGTATTTATGCTTGGAGTTTCTTTGCCTGTAGGTTATGTGCTTTGTTTTTATGCTGGACTTGGAATTTTAGGAGTATGGATAGGATTTTGTATGGATGAGTTTTTACGTGGTATTGTAAATTCATATAGATGGAAAAGTAAAAAATGGCAAGGCAAAGTGTTAGTATAAAAGGAATTTTAGAATTTAAAGAATTTCGTTTTGCTTTTGAAAAGAAAAAACTTAAATATCTAAGACTTAGAATAGATAGAGATTTAAATTTCAAGCTTAGCATACCGCTATATTATGAGCAAAGAGATGTTTTAAGATTTTTAGAAAAAAATGAAAGTTGGATTAGAGCTAAAGAAAAAGAAATTTCTACAAAGCGAGTGGTTTTAGCAAGTGATGAGTTGTATTTTTTAGGTAAAAAATATCATTTAATATTAGATGAAAATCGCAATAAAGTTTTTATAAAAAAAGATAAGATTTATGCAAAAGATCAAAATGCTTTAGAAAATTTTTTAAAACATAGTGCTAGGGTGGTTTTTGATTTTTTCATTCGCAAATGGCAATTTGCCTTTGAAAAAAAAGTGCAAAGAATTTGTATTAAAAAAATGACTTCAAGATGGGGTTCTTGTAATCATCACAAAGCATATATAAATTTAAATTTAAAACTTATGCAAAAACCCGTCAAAACCATAGAATGTGTAATTTTACATGAATTAACTCATTTAATTTATCCACACCATCAAAAAGATTTTTATATTTTTTTGCACACTTTAATGCCTGATTATAGTGAAAGAGAATTAAGTCTTAAAAATTTATCTATATAACAAAAATTTATTTTTATTTAAAAAAATATTTATTAAAATTAATAGTTTTTAAATTTCTTTTAAAGGAGAAAACATGAAAAGAAGAAACATGTTAAAAATAGGTGCTCTTGGCTTAGCTGCTATGCTTTTTAGCGGAATTGCTCTAAATGCAAAATCAAATGATGTGATTAATTTTCCAAAAGATAAACAAAAAGCATTATTACTTTCAAGCTCTGGATATAAAGATACAGGTTATTTAAACCATGCATTACCTTGGCTTAAAGATTTTGTTGAAAAAAATAATCTTAAAGGTAAAAAAGTTGCTTTTATTCCTTATGCAGGTGTTAGAAAAACTTATGAGCAATACGAAGCTCAAGTTGCTAAAGCTTTAGAAAGTTTAGGACTTCAAATAGTGAGTGTTCATAGAGGTAATGCAGCTGATATAGTAAAAAGTGCTGATGCGATTTTTGTAGGCGGTGGAAATACTTTTGAACTAGTTAATCAACTATATAACAATAACCTTGTGGAATTGATTGCAAAAAGAGTAAGTGAAGGAACTCCATATGTTGGATGGTCAGCAGGCTCAAATGTAGCGGGAGCAACTATGATGACAACTAATGATATGCCTATAGTTGAACCAAAATCATTTAATACTTTCAACATCTTCCCTCATCAAATTAACCCACATTTTATCTCAGGTAAACCAGTAGGTCATAATGGTGAAAGCCGTGAGGAAAGATTAGAAGAATTTTTAATTGTAAACCCTAAAACCATTGTTTATGCTTTACCAGAAGGTGTGGCTTTATTAATTAATGGTAAGAAAGCAAAAGTTTTAGGTATGGACAAAAATGCACCTCTTTTAAAACTTGAAAACAAAAAAGAAATTCAAAAAATTTCAATTGGCTCTGAAATTAACTACTAAAAATTAAAAAGCTATCTATGTTTTAGATAGCTTTTTAAGCTTTCCTTAGAATTAAAATTGTTATATTTATATTTTTAAATTTTTTTTTAAGGTTTTAACTTGCTTTTAGAAATTACTTTTGATTACAAATCTAAAAATGATATTTTTGAGTATTTGTTGCATTATTATGCTAAAAATTATATATATGATTACAAGCAAAGTGATGAAAAAATTATTGTTAAACTTAAAGGCGAAAAAGATGAAATTCAAGCATTTTGTGCAAATTTAGAAAA
Coding sequences:
- a CDS encoding LexA family transcriptional regulator gives rise to the protein MQMNEIIDKLKFILQKEGIKNAKDSDVAKTLNIKSDTFYSMKFRNSIPYKQILQFLNERNININTFFYENSLENNSTSLDLNYNILKYYDINASMGGGALNDNISFSEVVIDEKLSDFFGSKDCDIIPCIGDSMEPEIKDDSLCLVDKSKNFKEGGVFAVNTRDGLFIKQVFKSNKGGVYLHSFNLSYADVHYQNGDFLIVGKVVGTISRI
- a CDS encoding ferritin, producing MLSKEVVALLNEQINKEMYAANLYLSMSSWCYEHSFDGAGAFLFEHAREESDHAGKLITYLNETDSKVELKEVKKPDSDFKSLLDVFEKTFEHEKSITASINNLVDFMLSNKDYSTFNFLQWYVSEQHEEEALFRGIVDKIKLIGDNCNGLYMVDQYIKNLINK
- a CDS encoding sensor histidine kinase; this translates as MLKIRNFFALFFIYFCIFFIGLFYFVNEQYINNTIKSTYEQKLKTLNDTLKFNIIKTLNVNNIKDFSQQTRADFIIEKDKKIISSLDDFEFFKNQFNTDFTHEFFNNKEIYYKAYQYEGYKYIIIVYPKINAKIQDFWIKNILIFLLFLAILTAIYIFIFNFFKKYFQELLLFIKNIKSQSEFHFTKNFFYDLNSLNLRLLKIKKLFYEKELQNKKQAKKIKMKNTQLSNLISAISHELKNPLSVINLSLQSLEEEHNETMRKFLLEKIHKQSVKINQLTHKLNFVFNLNTISLNKEKFDLYALSKDIVENFNESRIKIQGEQTFIKADSFLIEQVIINLISNALKYSQKGIFIEVKNQEFTIQDQGIGIEEKYLKLITKKFYKIDTSQNNSFGLGLFLVKKILTLHKSSLKIQSTPKKCSIFSFTINSL
- a CDS encoding response regulator transcription factor, translated to MLNVILIEDDKDLNELITLRLSQENIKIYSYFDFFDLETFLDTNEIDLIIMDRNLPSGDSVEMIKQLRKKGYIEPVIFLSAKTLQKDILEGFEQGCDDYICKPFNFNELLFRIKVATKRNKTQKEQISYQDFTLYIEERKLIHQANTFENLSTLDVELLKCFFNHKNQLLSRQFLSEQVWKNDATSDKTINTAILRLKQKIPQIKENIISVRSVGYKLC
- a CDS encoding substrate-binding domain-containing protein → MKKLLALSVATFVSLNAAELKIAGSSTVYPFTSFVAEEYASIKNTKTPIVESLGTGGGFKVFCEGVTDISNASRAIKPSEFETCKKSGVSDIVGIMIGYDGIVLAQNKINAPLNISLHELFLALAKEIPQDGKLIPNPYTNWQQINKNLPNRKITIYGPPSSSGTRDSIEELVMVDISKKIPEYKGVYKTIRQDGAFIPSGENDNLIVSKLSVDKEAFGLFGYGFLASNDDKINAAYIDGVKADEKNISEGKYKLARSLFIYMNAKKNPEVFEFAKIYMSDDLAKSGAELEKIGLVSLDEKTLKQTQKHIEEKGLLTDELVKAGKVF
- the pstC gene encoding phosphate ABC transporter permease subunit PstC, coding for MIKEKLIKLTLFLCAFVSVVVSFAIMLTILIEALKFFQKESVFTFLFSSQWAADAAFVGADGSSKHGIFGALSLFWGTFYISLIAMLTALPLGVMCAIYLGVFAGKKSKNYLKPILEIIAGIPTVVFGFFAAIVVAPFIVWFFSLFSIKASFQSALGAGFIMGIMIVPIVASLSQDCIEAVSLKRINGAYALGMTKKEVVFAVILPEAMPGIVAACLLGLSRALGETMIVVMAASLRPNLTMNFLEDMTTVTVKIVEALSGDQAFDSSLALSAFSLGLVLFIITLIINIFSVYLINRFHKRKNL
- the pstA gene encoding phosphate ABC transporter permease PstA; the protein is MKKLFKQRKKASKNFKRFCKIGLYINLIFLCIFLSSVGYLGIGAFKQTYIYAYADRNSPSYELLSRAEQRKIRTGQIKEKTWLLANSEVDQYMKKNYNKLSDEQKKLVDELVQKQEIKLSFNTNFFLNGDSKSPENSGIFASVVGTLLVMLVCMAVSIPIGVGAAIYLEEFAPQNVFTHFIEVCINNLASIPSILFGLLGLGVFINLFGMPRSSALVGGLTLAIMSLPIIIVSTKAALKSVDVNMKNAAYALGMTKIQMIKGIMLPLAMPMILTGSILTLAGAIGETAPLMIIGMIAFIPDVANSIFAPTSVLPAQIFSWSAMPERAFLERTAAGIIVLLSLLVILNLAAILLRRYFQGKLK
- the pstB gene encoding phosphate ABC transporter ATP-binding protein PstB, encoding MIAKTTNLNLFYGKKQALFDINMEVQKNKITALIGASGCGKSTFLRCFNRMNDKIAKIDGLVEIDGKDVKNQDLVVLRKKVGMVFQQPNVFVKSTYDNISYAPKLHGMIKNKDEEDALVEDCLKKVGLFEEVKDKLKQNALALSGGQQQRLCIARALAIKPKLLLLDEPTSALDPISSSVIEELIKELSYNLSMIMVTHNMQQGKRVADYTAFFHLGELIEFGESKEFFEDPKEEKTKTYLSGAFG
- a CDS encoding DUF2920 family protein; protein product: MLINKTYFIDSCDDIELNIKRESKLEYKITYDDSKQMKAVVCIIPGFGEDTNSDYKRHLAEIICSSFDVLVLNVEYHCIGARLNNGAKITFDNIDKFILEHSCKAFGINWKDFSYDDLKYIDQQMVELKSINKNIYSQSKIRLSGSFEPTKNEYQNFGIMQATDISNAILHVEKNMGGGIPVILVGSSHGGYLANLCAKICPWIIDGIIDNSSYALTPLAYLGFAKEIDYTRYYEFYIKYSENIDLFLFTKSFWTSNQYSPYYFSNARKSIRDILNYDHLKLQSSYGKIPYISYHSVYDTIAPYKDKEKLYEILNKLGFDVFLYEINCEKQIDGRLIKNLDHGLGMSIKTLIKKHLPQILQKPLKDKTCKKEISYKCDDLVYTFKEKNNQIILNIIKLN
- a CDS encoding MATE family efflux transporter — protein: MASKQLSLKHLSMPILLEMFLRYFSLIINTVMVSQYSNFLVGAMGAGNQVADLFIIIFSFLSVGCSVVIAQALGAKNHTLARKVIHQSLFLNGLIGLVCGSLILWHGELLLYLLQIPNELLKDSEIYLHMLGICLFFDAMGIVLAAIIRVYNMAYWVMFTTLLMNIVIFIGNFYVLHFTKLELFGVGLSNILGRLVAFSMLVAILSFKLKIRLKFKEMISLEKAVLKKILNIGGFAAGENLIWFVQYTIAFAFVASLGKENLSVQTIYFQISLLIMLVGQAISVANEIIIGKLVGAKYLNVAYKHTWIALYFSVVVSAFVALLNFVLQDFTMGVVKLEESLKDLMIPLFTLSIFLEISRTFNIVMVNSLRASGDARFPFFSGVVFMLGVSLPVGYVLCFYAGLGILGVWIGFCMDEFLRGIVNSYRWKSKKWQGKVLV
- a CDS encoding M48 family metallopeptidase; protein product: MARQSVSIKGILEFKEFRFAFEKKKLKYLRLRIDRDLNFKLSIPLYYEQRDVLRFLEKNESWIRAKEKEISTKRVVLASDELYFLGKKYHLILDENRNKVFIKKDKIYAKDQNALENFLKHSARVVFDFFIRKWQFAFEKKVQRICIKKMTSRWGSCNHHKAYINLNLKLMQKPVKTIECVILHELTHLIYPHHQKDFYIFLHTLMPDYSERELSLKNLSI